The Neoarius graeffei isolate fNeoGra1 chromosome 1, fNeoGra1.pri, whole genome shotgun sequence region CACCTCTAAGACATTTCTACAGTTTTTAAACCACCCTGTCTTTCCACCAACATCCATGCTGCAGTCAAAGTCTTGTGGATCACTTTTTCtcccccgttctgatgtttgatctTAACGCTAGCTGAAGCTCTTGGCCCACGCCTACATGATTTTATTAATTTAGCTGCTTCCTCACGACTGGCTAATTTGATATTTGAATGAATGTGCAGATGTACAAGGGTCGATTCACATGTGAGATTACATAACTGTAGGTGGTCAATGGGGTCAAAACCTGTTGTGGGTGTATGGGGTGGCCTGAATTGGTGTGAAACTGCTAGCCTAAATCTTTGTCTCACTTTTGTTTTAGCTTCCTGTGAGCGGGTTGTACAATCTTAGATGTTTTTGATGGTTGCTACAGTGTAAATCAGAAAGGCAATAAATAAGTTTGTGTAGATTAGACCTAATTTTAAACTTTGTCTGGACTTCAAGCTGATAACAAAGCTCCCAGTTAATATTTAACAAATGAGCTGCTTTGTAGTTATTTGTTTGTCTTAAAATTATATTTAATTCACTTAACATTTTCTTTAATTGAAAATATTATTTGCAAATTAATGATTGAATTTTGAAATGTGTAATGTTCACCACCTTCGACAGAAACACATTGAAATTGTTCTGACCTACTGCATCACTGCCTGGTTTGGATCTTGCACAGCATCTGAACAAAAACAGCTGGGCAGGCTTGTGAGAACAGCAGGGAAGATCAATGGTGCCCCTCTCCCATCCCTGCCAGCACTGCATCCGCAGAGCCTCCAGCATCATCAAGGACTCCTCTCACCTTTCCTACAGACTGGTTTCCCTCCTGCCATCAGGAAAAGGATACAGGAGCATCTGCACCAGGACCTGCAGGTTCCTCAACAGCTTTATCCCCAGGCTGTGAGGATCCTGAACACTCTTGCCACCCCCCCAAACTCCACCGTTGGACTTCTCCACGAGTGCAATCCTTTACACACCACGCTGTGCACTTTACACTCCACTAGTGTGCTTCTTACACACCACACCATGCACCTTATGTATTAAAACAACTACCTCAACTAAAGTTGCTgttaagtgtgtgcgtgtgtgcaaatgtagatgtgtgttttttgttttggttttttgaaAAGTACTTAATGTACTTGGGACAGGATCGCTAGCTAGTAGTGTGTTTTTTAGTACTTGtgtattttagtacttatttgtaACATTCTTTTCATAGTTATTTATGTACATTGTTTAGGCAAGGAGGAATGGTATTTCATTCTTGACTGTATGGAAATGTGGGAAACATATCTTGAATCTCCAGCATTTCAGTTATTTTTGCCCAACTTAAATTTTTTCATATTGTGCTTTCTGTAGGTTACGGGCATATCCAGAACTTACTGGCACATTTATTAGCATGACGCACTGTAATTAAAAATTTGTTTattcttcagtaaccactttatactGGTCTGGATCAAGTAAATTACAGTTCTCCAGGTGCGCGCACATGCACGCCTCTCGTCACAGAGAGTAACAAAAGCATAGTTAATTACATAGTAAATTAtaatgtggggtggcacggtggtgtagtggttagcactgtcgcctcacagcaagaaggtccgggttcgagccccgtggccggcgagggcctttctgtgtggagtttgcatgttctccccgtgtccgcgtgggtttcctccgggtgctccggtttcccccacagtccaaagacatgcaggttaggttaactggtgactctaaattgaccgtaggtgtgaatgtgagtgtgaatggttgtctgtgtctatgtgtcagccctgtgatgacctggcgacttgtccagggtgtaccccgcctttctcccgtagtcagctgggataggctccagcttgcctgcgaccctgtagaacaggataaagcggctacagatgatgagaattATAATGTGAAAATTCATTATTAATTTATAATTCCACCAACTAAATCTAAACATTTTCAGCCACTATGATAACATTGGCTGAAATATTGCAGTCTTTGTCAGGAAGATGATTTGTAGTTGCATAACTGTCGATGTCAGATATTGACCATAACGCTACTACAACTTGTCTTCCTGCCTGAAGCTACTGATCAGAAAGTTTGGAAGTGGACATCCACTATCAAATCAtggcatctcctctcattatctctagctgctttatccttctacagggtcgcaggcaagctggagcctatcccagctgactacgggcgaaaggcggggtacaccctggacaagtcgccaggtcatcacagggctgacacatagacacagacaaccattcacactcacattcacacctacgctcaatttagagtcaccagttaacctaacctgcatgtctttggactgtgggggaaaccggagcacccggaggaaacccacgcggacacggggagaacatgcaaactccacacagaaaggccctcaccggccacggggctcgaacccagaccttattgctgtgaggcgacagcgctaaccactacaccaccgtgccacccacaaatcATGGCATGCCAACAAAATTATTTGCATTTTTTTCTGGAAGTGCTGACCACAATAGTGTGAGTTCTGTATCACaattttttatttctcaaatgaTTATAACTGAAGACTTATTTTTCAGTATATTTATCACCTGAATTTTgccattttattttgtttgtgttttggtcTTCAGTGTTTTGTTCAGTATGTTGTGCAAATGCTTATCTTGCAAAAGGAAATTTGATCTTTAACCTGATGAGCATGTATGTGGTTTCGCTCTCCATAAATGAGTGTTGTTCATTTATGCTGTTTCACTACCTAATGCTGTGCAAGTATCACACCCACGGCAGTGTCACAGTTAGTAATCTTGTACATCTATGGGTTTTCATAAGAATATTCAGCGTGATCTGAATTGTAATGTCCCTCTTTTTATTTCAAAACACTCAAATCACTGCTGAAAAGGATTGTCTCTTTGAGTAAGAACTTATTTGGGTTATAATTGAGGCTGCGTTCATACATCTGGCCCTTAGGCTTACTTGGCCATGTTTTAACTGCAATAACGGAAGCTTCATATAAAGTGTCTTGGGGGGAAAAGAGGGTGCAGTGCTGAAATGTCACTTCCTGAGAGATCATGTTTAACATGAAATACTTTATCTCCTGTGTACTAAGAGCAATGAGATCGCAGCATCTAAACAGTTCAGCCCTACTGCAGGATCTAGACTGACACAACAAATTCCATTCACTCCTAAATGTTTTACAGGTAAGTGGGATGAAGAACCATGTCGCTCAGGTTCATGACTCATTTCATTTGAATAGCAATATACTTTTGTTATAGTTTAATGAGTCTTAATTTCTTTTAAACTAGTGAGTTTACTGTGTGAGTTGTATGAAAGAGAATTTTCCTGAAAGCCAGTCTAAGTTTATGTAATAATAATTACATTTGAAAGCTTTAAACAGAGCCAACAAAGTCAAGGATAACATCATGCTCTAATACTATGTACAAAATATGTGTTACAAATATTATTGTAAATTTAAACAGAGCTCCGTTTATATTATGTGCAGAATGAATCAACATATAAATACAgtcttaactggaaaaaaaaacccacccaccaTACACTTGATGGAAACCACATCCTAAGCGGGGGtcatttgtcaaattttttttctTACTGTATTACTAATGTATAGTCGTAAGAAGGACTATTTCCATTCAGTCAGCAGCATAAAGATGAACATTTCAGTGTCTGAGTAACAGAGACAGACTAAAAAATCCAAAGTGAGTTTTGGGTTTGTggaatataatatataaaatacagaaaaccctttTCCAAAAAAACAAATGCTCCCAAAATGTAATATTTTATAGTTACatataattataaaataatataaaattgaTTTGTCAGTGGTTAAATAGAAATTATGTTCCTAGTAATCATTTGAATGTGAAACATTTATATGAGAAGCTGTGAAAGGAAGTTTTGAATGAGAAGTTATAAGAGGAAGGAACTTGACATCATAACTGCCACTTTGTAGTACATTTTTAGAATGACAATTTCTTGTTGCTATCAAAATCATTTTTTATGGTTTTATGTCTACCATAATTTATGATCATTCATGCTCTTTCCAACTCTGTAATTCACTGCTTTTATACTGATGATATAATCTTGGCTATGTGTAATGTTATTTGTaaaatcaaataataataataataataataataaaagctaaCCAATGAAATAATCAAAAATATAGAAATAGATCAAATccattgtatgtttttttaattatcactTTAAGTGATCACCATGATAGTTGTGATAGATTTTGTCTATAGCTGCATATAGTGCAAGATTTCTGCAAATATTGTATGAAAGCCAAAGATAGACttttacatctctctctcacacacacacacttgccctTTTTACCCTGGGATTAACATGCAATTTTACCAATATGTAACATTTGTGTAGTGTCATCACAGTTTATTAAACAACATATGTACCAAATGAAAAAAGCTGTGTTGGCTGTTAGAAGAATGGGCTATTACATTGCCACTTTTTTATTCACATGCAAGTACATACTGTAGACAGTTGTGTATTTGAATTAAGGACTTTTTTCTTTCTATATGATAAAGTGAATTTCTACATCAAAATGATTTGAAAGTATTGCTGACATCCTTTGTTAACATTCATGTGTCTGTTTTTCAGTGCAGTCTACTACAAACTAGTCTAAGCACCATCCAAAAGAGGAATTATGTCGTGTAACGTGACATGTCAGGATAACATTGCTGCACGGTGTCAGAATCAGACAAACCCTGTTTTTGTTGCAGTGTATAGTGTGGTCTGTACAACTGGGATCATTCTCAACTTTATGGCACTTGTAGTTTTTTTCTGCTGCACCAAATCACGCTCTTATACCATGGTCTACATGACCAACCTTGCTATAGCAGATCTCCTTCTGGTTTGTACTCTACCATTACGGATTTATTTTCATTTGGGATTTCAAGGCCTCTCACAAAAGACCTGCGAAGTTGCTGGTCTTATACTCTTAGCCAACATGTATGGAAGCATCTTGCTCCTTACCTGTGTTAGTCTTGACCGTTGCCTGGCTGTCTGCTTCCCTGTGTCATCCAGAGTGCGTGAAGGCCGCAAAAAGGCACCGCTAGTTTGTCTGGGGATTTGGATGCTAACAATAGGAGCCAGTCTGCCCCTTTACATTAATTCACAAGGAGATAATTTGGGAAACCAAAGTAACTGTTTTAGAAGCTTTCCAAAATATGCCTTAAAGCCTGCTCCCCTTGCCTCCTCACTGACAGTAGGATTTGTGATACCGCTGATCATCATGGTTCTCTGTTCATGGGGGTTAGTACGTGCTGTCAGTCAAAGCACTGCAGCACAGATGTCCGGCTTGCTTGACAGCTGGAAAATCCAGAGGATGGTAAGCATTAACCTGGCCATATTTCTGTGCTGTTTTCTGCCATATCATGTCATGCTGGTGGTGATTTACTCCTACAGCTACGATATCCCAAGTATACCATGCTCAGTGATATCTGCCTACTACTATAGTTTGATGGTCACTTGTCTGAATGCCATTCTGGACCCACTGGCTTACTATTTTACCACAGAGACTTTCCGGAAAAATATCGAAATCGATGGTGTTCGGAGGATGCTGCCCATGAACAATTTAAGCTCTGATGGAATCTTCCGCTCCAGACCACTTGCTAGTGCTTCAAGGATAAATATTCCTTTTGGctggaaatagtggaaattacAAATTATACCGACAGATTACATCATCATAAAAATAAACATTATGGTGGCATATTGCTGTCTTCTCAAGAGGATTTTTCTAACGGCACCACATGGAAGATAAGAAATGCAGTTTAAATGCTAGGATCACAAAACAGAACGGACTATTTCCTATGGGCTAGATTTATTTATGTACATATGTGATGCAGCTAACGAGAGCATATATTACAAGTGTCACTGATAAAGACATTACATGTAATTGAATTGTTTAAACATGGATGTAATAATTATGTGGGTTTTTTGGCTCAAGTTCAAAAACAAATATTATTTAAACTAAATATTAAATataattaaatattataaacTTTGTTTGATGATTCATATCTAATGGTATcaaaaattcagaaaaaaaaatacatctacATAAGACAAATAGTAATAGTTGAAGACGAGCCATGGAAACCATACCATAATCACAGTTTAGAAatcatttctctcttttgtgGCAAATACCTCTTAGTTTTTGTAAGAATAACTGCTATGATTGTGAGGCTGAAATGTTTTTGATTGTTTTgggtttttaataataataataataataataataataattccattaATTTAATTACTCTAATATTGTCACAGTATGCACAGTTAGTCGATTTTGTTTCTATGGTTAAATTGATGTAACTGGGGGTGGCAGGGGTTGCAAAGTGAAATAAAACTAGGTTTATGGATATTTGGAACATTTATTTCACCTGCTATTACTGCTGGTAGCTAGAAGATATGAATTATATAGTGTTGTTaaaaagaaaacagaaatctTAAGCAATATTGcccttattttaaaaaatgacagaagattaagTCAACAAATTATGTTGATTATATGTTGATATATGTTGATGTATAATGATATTCTGTATTCTAAGTTATAAAGAAAATGTATGTATTTGTGAAAATATGTATGcctgttatttttgtttgttttgtttttcattttgaaGAAATAAAACAGGACAGAGTTGtcacaattttattttattttttcgcaAATGCCACTTAAATATACTGAGtttacacagaaagaaagaaaagaaagtcaAACTATGCagcctattctttttttttaagttaacttGAGATGTTCATAAAGAAGGCCTCTATGTTTTGTAGCAGGTATTGATAATAGACAGCACTCAAAATACTGGAGAGAGTTGGAGGGACAAAAAAACCTTAACTGAcatgtaattagtgtgtgtgtgtgtgtgtgttggggggagtcTACATGTAGAGTTTTCACAGACCCACCTCTTTGTCAAAAATTGATATAAATTAGAAAAACTTTGTGAGACAGTGTAGAAATAACTTTAATAAATGCCTGATATATTCAGAGCATTTCCATATCATCATTAAAACCCTGTACATTATGGTTCTTGGCAGGACCTCTGTGAACCTACACTCTTAAAAAATGCTGGGCTGTTTTTAACCCAGATGCTGGATAAATATTGAACCAACATAACACTGGATTATCTTAACACAGCAAAATGGGTTGTGAATTTAACCCAAGGCATGTATCTCTGCTGGATAAATAAAGGTTAAAAGTAGATACAAACCTTTATTTTACTCTGAAATCAGACCATTTTCCAGTGCATGTTGAAAATTACTGTACAGGAAGATTTGATTGGAAGAAAGactttttttaaacttgttacaTAACTCAAATAATGAAACAATTGAGTTAAACCAACCTAACCATTGGTGGTCATATCTGGTGGAGGGGAGAGGCACTGTCTTCAACCGCTAATCCAGAAGCTGGGTTTCAGAAAACAATCCAGTTCGAATAACCCCAAAAATAGTCAAAGAGTCTCAACCCAGCATTTGAGTTAGGAAAAAGCAAAACCCTAGTATTTTTTAAGAGTGTATGGAAAACAAATATGTATACCTAACACATACCTTACACATATCCATGTGTTAGGTATACATATTTGCCTCTATAGAATtgttgacgtgtgtgtgtgtgtgtgtgtgtgtggtcagtaTACCAATTCTGAGAAAACAAAAATCTTTATTTCCCTTAACTACAAACCACTTCTTCCTGTATTATTATTTCCTTTCAGTTAGCTAAATGCTGTTTGTACTGGTAAAGACCTGTATACAACAATTCTACAGAGACAAATAAACAATTAAGAGTCCTCCAAAGATGTCTGGTGTTGTCCTGTGAAATATAGATTAAATTCAATTTAAGGAGTGGTTAAATTGTCTGATTGCTGAAATGTGCATCTTATCAACAACAGGAGGAAAGGTTCTGGCTGTAAGTTAAGACTGTGGTGTAAGATGCAAAACTGAGCTTTACAGAGTTAAAGGTGCTCTATTTTTTATTAGGTAAACTTTTGTGAAAAGTCTAATGTCATTTAAAGTCTAGAATATTTGAATCTTCTGGAAAATCAAAAGTTCATCCAAAAAACGTATATTTGACTACTCAGAAAATATGTTAGAAGTTATTAGTAAATATATACTCTGCACAGGAATGTTGCCTATATGGTGAGGTTATAGTGTGCTATGTGAACCAGAACATCATTTTAAAATGTGTTCATAGTAATAATGATCTTGTAAGATAAAAGGGTTAATGTTTCACGAcagttttgttcatgtgagattgtatcttttttttttcagacttaCTGATGTCTCTAAACCATTATAGTCTTGAAAAGTGTTGTGTcagcaataaaggtgcaaaacgtTTATGTACTGAACTGAGTCTGTAAAGCAAAACACTTTGCAGTTGTTTTACTGTACATGCAATATTATGGCATGAGATTTCAGCTTTCTAATGTGTTGCTTAAATGCTACTAATTGTTAAATagatattttaacaatttcagtaTTTAGTTACTCTTATAACCACAATAAATTGTAGTCTTAGTAAAATAGTTAACAGCTTTCTGAATGGATTTTTAGCAACTTTTTCATAAAGGAAAACACATTGTTGTGGCTTTTCTACATACTTTGTGCTAGATTAaacctttttttaaattcttttttttttactaagaCTATAGAAAAAGCATAATTTAGTAAAGGTAATTTATTTATGTAgaaatgcatacacacacattgtTTACTAAGTATGTACTtgacagaaggggggggggggggggggggggtgcatgtGGTTGCACCCAAACATCCTTTCTGTACCAAAGACAAACTGGAAATGACTGCATTACAATGGGTAAGCACTTTTGTTCAgctatgtttatatatatatatatatatatatatatatatatatatatatatatatatatatatatatatatatatatatatataattaaaccAGCTTTTTTTGTAATTTGTTTTAGTTGTTTATTTGGTTGTTATTCATTTTGTTGCTTCAGTTCCTTTAGGTAGTTAGCTGAAATTCCTTTAGATGTTTATTTAGCAATTAGTTGGTTCTTTGGTTTGGGGAAGTGGTGGCTCAGTGGATTAAGGCTCTGTAGTACTAATCAGAGGGTTGGGGTTTCAAGCCCCACTGTTGGGCCCCTGGATATGGTCCTTAATCCAACTGCTCAACCTATCCCTGTTGGGGGCACCATGTTAAAAGTTGTTCATTTAGTTGAATTTCCTTTAGTTTGTTAGTTGAAATTCCTTTTGATGGTTCCTTGGTTAACCTTCCTTGGTTAATTGTTAGTTgtttattttggttagtttttcATTTAGTTCCTCTAGTTTGATAGTTTAATTAACTTTAGTCATTTATTTTGTTCAGTAGATAGTTTCCCTCATGTTCTGGTAAATATCATGGAAAGTGAGAAGTGAGAGGGACAAATCAATTGATTTTCAAACCAAGTAAGAAAGCAAAACTAAGTTGA contains the following coding sequences:
- the LOC132888059 gene encoding lysophosphatidic acid receptor 6, which translates into the protein MSCNVTCQDNIAARCQNQTNPVFVAVYSVVCTTGIILNFMALVVFFCCTKSRSYTMVYMTNLAIADLLLVCTLPLRIYFHLGFQGLSQKTCEVAGLILLANMYGSILLLTCVSLDRCLAVCFPVSSRVREGRKKAPLVCLGIWMLTIGASLPLYINSQGDNLGNQSNCFRSFPKYALKPAPLASSLTVGFVIPLIIMVLCSWGLVRAVSQSTAAQMSGLLDSWKIQRMVSINLAIFLCCFLPYHVMLVVIYSYSYDIPSIPCSVISAYYYSLMVTCLNAILDPLAYYFTTETFRKNIEIDGVRRMLPMNNLSSDGIFRSRPLASASRINIPFGWK